Proteins from a single region of Nocardioides anomalus:
- a CDS encoding class I adenylate-forming enzyme family protein, protein MSATFPPLVEQDGVLSVAPGVVAEYRAEGWWDEESVSTLVRSHAARDPGGVAVVAGGRSWTWATYDERADAVAAALAGLGLDRGDRVAVLLPDGLAIHAVLVGCARAGLVAVGIGHRAGDAEVRHLIARTGARVLVTHEVHRGEPTRDLVARVGDAVDGLRHWVLAEDGPPTQAAPPRAGELTGTDVSMLNSTSGTTGLPKCVTQFDQRWLHFSALAVDAGRLTPDDVVLAVVPTPFGFGLWTSHFVGTLLGARTVVMPRFSADEMVALIERERATVLCCVSTQFRMLLNSPAVEQHDLSSLRVMFTGGEAVPYDRALEFERRTGATVLQFFGSNETGALSCTTLEDDAEVRLRTAGRVLPHMQVRLYDEHGRPVPGEVAEGQPAGRGPLTCAGYYRDDAANAQLYAADGWMLMGDVVRRDASGCLSVVGRQSDFVIRGGKNISSVEVEAAVDRHPAVALVAVVPVPDDVFGERVCAVVTLHPGASLTLEQLGEHLTALGVSREWHPERLVVVEEMPRSSGGKIAKAQVRELAVAQVAAG, encoded by the coding sequence GTGAGCGCGACCTTCCCGCCGCTGGTCGAGCAGGACGGCGTGCTCAGCGTCGCGCCCGGCGTCGTGGCGGAGTACCGCGCCGAGGGGTGGTGGGACGAGGAGTCGGTCTCGACCCTGGTGCGCTCCCACGCGGCACGCGACCCCGGGGGCGTGGCGGTGGTGGCCGGTGGCCGGAGCTGGACCTGGGCGACCTACGACGAGCGCGCGGATGCCGTGGCGGCGGCCCTGGCCGGTCTCGGGCTCGACCGCGGCGACCGCGTGGCCGTGCTGCTGCCCGACGGGCTGGCCATCCACGCGGTGCTCGTCGGCTGCGCCCGCGCGGGGCTGGTCGCCGTGGGCATCGGGCACCGCGCCGGCGACGCGGAGGTGCGGCACCTGATCGCGCGCACCGGCGCGCGGGTCCTGGTCACCCACGAGGTGCACCGGGGCGAGCCGACCCGCGACCTGGTCGCCCGGGTGGGCGACGCCGTCGACGGGCTGCGGCACTGGGTGCTGGCCGAGGACGGCCCGCCGACCCAGGCCGCGCCGCCTCGCGCCGGTGAGCTCACCGGCACCGACGTGTCGATGCTGAACTCCACCTCCGGGACCACCGGGCTGCCCAAGTGCGTCACGCAGTTCGACCAGCGGTGGCTGCACTTCTCGGCTCTCGCGGTCGACGCCGGCCGGCTCACCCCCGACGACGTGGTCCTGGCGGTGGTGCCGACGCCGTTCGGCTTCGGGCTGTGGACCTCGCACTTCGTCGGGACCCTCCTGGGGGCGCGCACCGTGGTGATGCCGCGCTTCAGCGCGGACGAGATGGTGGCGCTCATCGAGCGGGAGCGGGCGACGGTGCTGTGCTGCGTGAGCACCCAGTTCCGGATGCTGCTGAACTCGCCGGCCGTCGAGCAGCACGACCTGAGCTCGCTGCGGGTGATGTTCACCGGTGGCGAGGCCGTGCCCTACGACCGCGCGCTGGAGTTCGAGCGGCGCACGGGCGCGACGGTGCTGCAGTTCTTCGGCTCCAACGAGACCGGTGCGCTGAGCTGCACGACGCTCGAGGACGACGCGGAGGTCCGGCTGCGGACCGCGGGACGGGTGCTGCCGCACATGCAGGTCCGGCTGTACGACGAGCACGGCCGGCCGGTCCCCGGGGAGGTCGCCGAGGGGCAGCCCGCCGGCCGCGGACCGCTCACGTGCGCGGGCTACTACCGCGACGACGCGGCGAACGCGCAGCTCTACGCCGCGGACGGCTGGATGCTGATGGGTGACGTGGTCCGCCGGGACGCCTCCGGCTGCCTGAGCGTCGTCGGGCGGCAGAGCGACTTCGTCATCCGAGGGGGCAAGAACATCTCGTCGGTCGAGGTCGAGGCGGCCGTGGACCGGCACCCGGCGGTGGCGCTCGTCGCCGTGGTGCCCGTGCCGGACGACGTCTTCGGCGAGCGCGTCTGCGCGGTGGTGACCCTGCACCCGGGTGCGAGCCTGACCCTGGAGCAGCTGGGGGAGCACCTGACGGCCCTCGGCGTCTCCCGCGAGTGGCACCCCGAGCGGCTGGTGGTCGTCGAGGAGATGCCGCGCAGCTCCGGCGGCAAGATCGCCAAGGCTCAGGTGCGCGAGCTCGCCGTGGCTCAGGTCGCCGCGGGCTGA
- a CDS encoding ABC transporter ATP-binding protein has product MSERGEPILVGSGLGKRYGGVVAVDDVSFSVGAGEILGLVGPNGAGKTTLVDLITGAQSSDTGQLRLDDRPVSGSAARRARLGLARTFQHPLLAPEVTVLEALVCGLVAGRMRNPWQQLVELARGAVGSVRADYPRAAELAAELGVGDLDRHCGELSLGEQRLVEVVRALAQDPVVMLLDEPFAGADHAGVAGTVEAIRTVQSRGHAVVLVDHNVDLIAGLADRLLLLDRGRVVFDGDPEACLASEEMRAVYFGGGAGG; this is encoded by the coding sequence ATGAGCGAGCGCGGTGAGCCGATCCTCGTCGGGAGCGGACTGGGCAAGCGGTACGGCGGCGTGGTGGCCGTCGACGACGTCTCGTTCTCGGTGGGCGCCGGGGAGATCCTCGGGCTGGTGGGTCCGAACGGCGCCGGCAAGACCACGCTGGTCGACCTCATCACCGGTGCGCAGAGCTCCGACACCGGCCAGCTGCGGCTCGACGACCGGCCGGTGAGCGGGTCGGCGGCCCGGCGGGCTCGGCTCGGACTCGCCCGGACCTTCCAGCACCCCCTGCTGGCCCCCGAGGTCACGGTCCTGGAGGCGCTGGTCTGCGGACTCGTGGCGGGCCGGATGCGCAACCCCTGGCAGCAGCTCGTGGAGCTGGCGCGCGGTGCGGTCGGCAGCGTGCGCGCCGACTACCCGCGCGCCGCCGAGCTCGCCGCCGAGCTGGGGGTCGGCGACCTCGACCGCCACTGCGGTGAGCTGAGCCTCGGCGAGCAGCGCCTCGTCGAGGTGGTGCGCGCGCTGGCCCAGGACCCGGTCGTCATGCTGCTCGACGAGCCCTTCGCCGGGGCCGACCACGCTGGTGTCGCCGGCACGGTCGAGGCGATCCGGACGGTGCAGAGCCGCGGCCACGCCGTCGTGCTGGTCGACCACAACGTGGACCTGATCGCCGGTCTGGCCGACCGGCTGCTGCTGCTCGACCGGGGCCGGGTGGTCTTCGACGGTGACCCGGAGGCGTGCCTGGCAAGCGAGGAGATGCGGGCGGTCTACTTCGGAGGTGGTGCAGGTGGCTGA
- a CDS encoding branched-chain amino acid ABC transporter permease has protein sequence MTTTEDPATRRTAAGPSRATDRWPPLAAAAGIVLLLLWMRGSDYRADLLVLACTYALVALGMYLPFVMAGSLSMAYSAYAAIGAYSVGLVSQETSLPIWLGWLVGALVSAVIAVLLSLSTRRLSGFYLAAVTLLFGTAFEGWLGIFDVFGGAGGIGQIRAPSFAGWEPDRTAQVVLAMLLVLVLATLLDRVRRSSWGALVRAMREHPLPVEASGVRTADLTSVCLAVGAAIASFGGALFASFVRGVTPETFTLNVVFLAIFMPLIGGRNTAWGAVVGALLVVELSLNLDVLETSGQLVLAVAVLLILLIAPAGVLGYLGQGLRAVTGRGSPPTARRTAEEQA, from the coding sequence ATGACCACGACCGAGGACCCCGCGACGCGGCGAACCGCCGCCGGTCCCTCGCGCGCCACGGACCGCTGGCCGCCCCTCGCCGCGGCCGCCGGGATCGTGCTGCTCCTGCTCTGGATGCGTGGCAGCGACTACCGCGCGGACCTGCTGGTGCTGGCGTGCACCTACGCCCTGGTCGCGCTGGGCATGTACCTCCCCTTCGTCATGGCGGGTTCGCTGTCGATGGCCTACAGCGCGTACGCCGCGATCGGTGCCTACAGCGTCGGCCTGGTCTCCCAGGAGACCTCCCTGCCGATCTGGCTGGGCTGGCTGGTCGGCGCGCTCGTCTCGGCCGTCATCGCCGTGCTGCTCAGCCTGTCGACCCGCCGCCTGTCGGGGTTCTACCTGGCCGCCGTGACGCTCCTGTTCGGCACGGCGTTCGAGGGCTGGCTCGGCATCTTCGACGTCTTCGGGGGCGCTGGCGGCATCGGTCAGATCCGCGCGCCGAGCTTCGCCGGGTGGGAGCCCGACCGCACCGCGCAGGTGGTGCTGGCCATGCTCCTGGTGCTGGTCCTGGCGACGCTGCTGGACCGGGTGCGCCGCAGCTCCTGGGGTGCGCTGGTGCGGGCCATGCGCGAGCACCCGCTCCCCGTCGAGGCCTCGGGCGTGCGCACCGCGGACCTGACGTCGGTCTGCCTGGCCGTCGGTGCGGCGATCGCGAGCTTCGGTGGGGCGCTGTTCGCGAGCTTCGTGCGCGGGGTGACACCGGAGACGTTCACGCTGAACGTCGTCTTCCTCGCCATCTTCATGCCGCTCATCGGCGGCCGGAACACGGCGTGGGGCGCCGTGGTCGGAGCCCTGCTCGTCGTCGAGCTGAGCCTCAACCTCGACGTCCTCGAGACCAGCGGGCAGCTGGTGCTGGCCGTCGCCGTGCTCCTCATCCTGCTGATCGCGCCGGCGGGAGTGCTGGGCTACCTCGGCCAGGGTCTGCGAGCGGTGACCGGGCGGGGCTCCCCGCCGACCGCCCGCCGGACGGCGGAGGAGCAGGCATGA
- a CDS encoding ABC transporter ATP-binding protein — protein sequence MADPSTGTGSDLVVEGLTVTYGAASAVRDVSFTAPAGVVTAVVGPNGAGKSSLLLGVYGSVHARGSVRVGDRDMSRLSAMSRARQGIAIVPQGRQLFPKMSVRENLQVAAEVQRLGRDRVEAALDRFPILRERSGHMAGVLSGGEQQMLAVSRALMGDPSVLLLDEMATGLAPKIVADLVRVVRELADQGVAVVLADPSLNATGAAVERGYVLVRGEVVAQEDGVERLDRAYQGAMGLIQKELDEVDGEVTG from the coding sequence GTGGCTGACCCGTCCACGGGGACCGGGTCGGACCTGGTCGTCGAGGGGCTCACCGTGACCTACGGCGCGGCCTCCGCCGTCCGGGACGTCTCGTTCACCGCGCCGGCCGGCGTCGTCACGGCGGTCGTGGGTCCGAACGGCGCCGGCAAGAGCAGCCTGCTGCTCGGGGTCTACGGCTCGGTCCACGCCCGCGGCTCGGTGCGGGTCGGCGACCGCGACATGAGCCGGCTCTCGGCGATGTCGCGCGCCCGTCAGGGGATCGCCATCGTGCCGCAGGGGCGACAGCTGTTCCCGAAGATGTCGGTGCGCGAGAACCTCCAGGTCGCGGCCGAGGTGCAGCGGCTGGGCCGCGACCGCGTCGAGGCGGCCCTGGACCGCTTCCCCATCCTGCGCGAACGCTCCGGCCACATGGCCGGCGTCCTGAGCGGTGGTGAGCAGCAGATGCTCGCCGTCTCGCGGGCGCTCATGGGTGACCCGTCGGTGCTGCTGCTCGACGAGATGGCGACGGGGCTCGCCCCGAAGATCGTGGCCGACCTGGTGCGGGTCGTGCGGGAGCTGGCCGACCAGGGCGTCGCGGTCGTGCTGGCCGATCCCTCGCTCAACGCGACCGGTGCCGCAGTGGAGCGGGGCTACGTGCTGGTCCGCGGCGAGGTGGTCGCACAGGAGGACGGCGTGGAGCGGTTGGACCGGGCCTACCAGGGCGCCATGGGGCTCATCCAGAAGGAGCTCGACGAGGTGGACGGCGAGGTCACCGGGTGA
- a CDS encoding class I adenylate-forming enzyme family protein produces MTGLLIGDLLQRGLVARPHTAAATLGDDTVSFADLDARAQRTTAGLRALGVGPGQVVAWWAAPSLRALDVFVASARLGAVFAPLNPTFSVPEVAATLDLLDPTHLVTDRAHLDAARAAAADRPVRVAELGAVDRAAPEATSVPLPDVDEHSAHIAYLTSGSTGRPKAVLVSHRASWLRAGPGGGTFAAPLRGEGVVCTFPLFHYGGWHYVMEAWQNMTAVHLVARADAEHVVAAVERRRPAALYCIPAVWERVVDPLFGAADLSSLRHADTGTSPVAGELVERIKRRLPGTTTTILYGSTEAGRMAALQDHDLERKAGSVGQPAFPCTLWTDAEGQVWVRTPAAMNGYLGAAGSGLVDGAYASGDTGRLDDDGYLHLTGRTSELIRSGGEYVAPAEVEAALRVAPGVADLAVVGVPDPRWGEVVCAVVVAAPGTVPTLDGLRGHVRDRLASYKHPRRLVLVDAIPRTAATGQVQRTRLGRELVEAQPAAT; encoded by the coding sequence GTGACGGGACTGCTGATCGGGGACCTGCTCCAGCGGGGGCTGGTCGCCCGACCGCACACGGCCGCCGCCACGCTGGGCGACGACACGGTGAGCTTCGCCGACCTCGACGCCCGGGCCCAGCGCACCACGGCGGGGCTGCGGGCGCTGGGCGTGGGGCCCGGCCAGGTCGTGGCCTGGTGGGCTGCCCCGTCGCTGCGCGCGCTCGACGTGTTCGTGGCCAGCGCCCGGCTCGGCGCGGTCTTCGCGCCGCTCAACCCGACGTTCTCGGTGCCCGAGGTCGCCGCGACCCTCGACCTGCTCGACCCGACCCACCTCGTGACCGACCGTGCACACCTCGACGCCGCCCGCGCGGCGGCCGCGGACCGACCGGTGCGCGTCGCCGAGCTCGGCGCCGTCGACCGCGCCGCGCCCGAGGCGACGTCCGTGCCGCTGCCGGACGTCGACGAGCACAGCGCCCACATCGCCTACCTGACCAGCGGCAGCACGGGTCGCCCCAAGGCGGTGCTGGTCAGTCACCGGGCCAGCTGGCTGCGCGCCGGCCCCGGGGGCGGGACCTTCGCCGCCCCGCTGCGCGGCGAGGGCGTGGTGTGCACGTTCCCGCTCTTCCACTACGGCGGCTGGCACTACGTCATGGAGGCGTGGCAGAACATGACCGCGGTCCACCTGGTGGCCCGCGCCGACGCCGAGCACGTGGTGGCCGCGGTGGAGCGACGCCGGCCCGCTGCGCTCTACTGCATCCCGGCGGTGTGGGAGCGGGTGGTCGACCCGCTCTTCGGCGCCGCCGACCTGAGCTCCCTGCGGCACGCGGACACGGGGACCTCACCGGTCGCCGGCGAGCTCGTGGAGCGGATCAAGCGCCGCCTGCCGGGCACCACCACCACGATCCTGTACGGCTCGACGGAGGCCGGCCGGATGGCGGCGCTGCAGGACCACGACCTCGAGCGCAAGGCCGGGAGCGTGGGCCAGCCCGCCTTCCCCTGCACCCTGTGGACCGACGCCGAGGGCCAGGTCTGGGTCCGCACGCCCGCGGCGATGAACGGCTACCTGGGCGCCGCCGGCAGCGGCCTGGTGGACGGCGCGTACGCCAGCGGCGACACGGGCCGGCTCGACGACGACGGCTACCTGCACCTGACCGGGCGCACCAGCGAGCTGATCCGCAGCGGCGGCGAGTACGTCGCGCCGGCCGAGGTCGAGGCCGCGCTCCGCGTCGCGCCCGGCGTCGCCGACCTCGCGGTGGTCGGGGTGCCGGACCCCCGGTGGGGCGAGGTGGTCTGCGCGGTCGTCGTCGCCGCACCCGGGACGGTCCCGACCCTCGACGGGCTGCGTGGGCACGTCCGCGACCGGCTCGCGTCGTACAAGCACCCTCGTCGGCTCGTGCTGGTCGACGCGATCCCGCGGACCGCCGCCACCGGTCAGGTCCAGCGCACCCGGCTGGGCCGAGAGCTGGTCGAGGCTCAGCCCGCGGCGACCTGA